GTGGCGATGACGATGCGTTGCTGTTGGCCGCCGGAAATCTGGTGGGGATAGCGCCGCAGGACATTGGCCGGGTCGGGCATGTAGACCCGCTCCAGCATCTGGATGCACCGCTGCTCCGCTTCCTCGCTGCTCATGCTGCGGTGGATCATCAGCACTTCCTTCATCTGCTCGCCGATGCGCATCGAGGGGTTGAGCGCCTGCATGGGGTCCTGGAAGACCATGGCGATCTGATCCCCGCGCAACTGCCGCAGCTCATCCTCGCTCTTGCCCACCAGGTCCTGGCCCAGGAATCTGATCGAGCCGCGTTTGACATAGCCGTTGGCGCCGAGGAAGTTCAGCACCGCCCAGGCGACAGTGCTCTTGCCGCAGCCTGATTCGCCGACGATGGCATGGTTCTCACCCCGGTAGATCTCGAACGAAACATCCTGCACGGCTTCGACCTCGCCCCCACGTATCTTGTAGGCGACGGCCAGGTTTTCGACTTTGAGCACGGGGCCGCCCCGGTCGCGGGCTTCGTCTTGGAGGGTCCAGTCGAGGGTGGGTGTGGGCATAGGCGGAGACGCAGAGAGGGGGGAGGGGGAGACGCAGGGACGCAGGGAGGGAGAGAGGGAGAGGGGAGAAATCGTAGTAACGGCTTTAGCCGTTCTTCTTCTCGCTCTTGATTACCTTTGATAGCGCGCTAATTCCTGGCAGGGAGGCTCGTAGTAACGGCTTTAGCCGTTCTTCTTCTCGCTCTTGATTACCTTTGATAGCGCGCTAATTCCTCGCGCAGCCCATCGGCCAGCAGATTCAGCCCGATGACCAGCGAGGCAATGGCGACCGAAGGCGGGATGACGCCCCAGGCAAAGGCGAAGATGTAGCGGCGGGCGTCGTTGACCATGCTCCCCCAGTCGGGGTCGGGCGGCGGCAAGCCCACGCCCAAGAAGCCGAGGGTGCCGATGGCGAAGATGGCGTAACCCACGCGCAGGGTGGCGTCCACCAGCAGCGGGCCGCGGGCGTTGGGCAGGATCTCGCGGAACATGATCCAGCCCAGCCGCTCGCCCCGCGTCTCGGCGGCGCGGATGTAGTCACGCGTCTTGATGTCGAGCGTCAGGCTGCGGACGAGCCGGGCCATGCCGGGCGCGCCGGTGATCATGATGGCGGCGACGACAACCAGATCGCCCTGCTCGAAGGCGGTGATGATGACGAGATAGAGAACGATGGCCGGGAAGGCGACCAACGCATCCAACACCTGCATGATCGACTGATCCCACCAGCCGCCGCGATAGCCGGCATTGAGGCCGAGGATGGAGCCGAGAACCAGGGCGCCGAACACACCCCACAGCGCCACCCCGCCGGGGACCACCAGCCCGCTGTCACCGGGCAGGCGGGTCTTGAGCAAGATGACCTGCGTGCCCTCCATCAGTCGCGAGAGGATGTCTCGGCCCAGGTTATCGGTGCCGAGCAAGTTGGTCGAGTTCGGCAGCTGGTTGGGCTGGAAGAGTTGGGCATTGGGGGGAGAGGGCGTCCAGAAGAGCGAGATGATCCCGACCACGAACCAGAAGACGACCAGGATCAGGCCAACGGTGGCCACCCGCGATTCGAAGATGATCGAAATGCCTTTCCACCACGATTGCAGGCGGGAAGGGCGGGCCGAGGCAGGGGCGAGGGGTTGGGAGAGGGCCATGTTTGTGGGGGTGGGTGGTAATTGGAGATTGGAGATTAATCTCCAATCTCCAATCTCTAATCACTAAGAATAGCGAATCCTCGGATTGAGCATCGTATAGGCAAGATCGCCGAGCAAGCGCGTGACGATGGCGATGATGACCAGGAGCATGGCCGCGGCTTCGACAGCGTTGACATCGCCGAAGACCGCGGCCTGATAGATGTAGGTGCCCAGGCCGGGGTAGCCAAAGATGGATTCGACCACGACCACACCACCGATCAGCCAGTTGACGTGCAACATGATGATGGTGATGGGGGCCAGCAAGGCGTTGCGCAGGGCGTGGTTGAGGATCACCCGGCGCCGGGGCATGCCTTTGATAAAGGCGGTGCGGATGAAGGCGGCGTCCATGACTTCGACCATGCTAGAGCGGGTCATGCGGGCCACATAGCCCAACTCGGCGGCGGTGAGCGTCATCACCGGCAACACCAGCAGTTTGGGATTTTCGAAGATGGCGTTGGCGCTGGTGAAGATGGCTACCGCCGGGAAGACCTGCAGCCAGACGCCAAAGATCAGGATCAGAAAGATGCCGGTGACGAACTCCGGCGTGGCGGTGAAGGCCAGCCCACCGATGGAGATCGTGCGGTCGACGGCTTTGCCCTCGTTGGCGCCGGCCAATACGCCCAACACCAGCGCCAGGGGCATGACGATGAGGAAGGCGACGCCGGCCAGCACTAGGGTGTTGCGGACGCGCGGGAGCAGGGTGACGGCCACGGGCCGGCCCGTTTGCAACGATTCACCGGCATCCAGGCGCAGCAGGCCTTTGCGCAGCGGGATATACTGGCGCGGGCCGTCGCCCTCTTTGCGGAAACCGGCCTTCGTGCGCACCCACACCGTCTCTCCCGACCCCTTCACCCACATCACAGCGCTGTTGTTGGTGTTCACGCCCCAGAAGGCCTGTTCACCTTTCTCATTCGTCTCCCACTTCACCGTGGCCGGCTCTTCGGTCGAGGAACCGTCGGCCTGGCGCCGGAAGACCACCATCTCCCCCTCTTTCATCTCCCAACGCACCGGCCCATCCTCCTCTTTCACCCACCATTCCGCCTCGCCTGTGCTTGGATTTCGTAACGACACCAAAGGCTGCCCGGCTTGACGGCTGGCGCGGCGGTCGCTGCCGATCAGCCAGTCGAGGTAGCGCTGCCAGGCCGGGGCGTCGAGGCCCAATTGGGCGCGATACGACGCTCGCTGCTCGGGCGTCGATTCGATCCCCAGGATTTTCACCGTCACATCACCTGTCCCTACCTCGAGAAAGAAAAAAAGGGTGATGGAGACGATCAGCATGGTGATGACCGTGGAAACGATGCTTCGCATCAGGAATCGCGCCATGGGTGTGTCTCCGTGGTGAGGGTGTGGTGCGTATTATGTGGTGCGTGAAACGTGAGGCGTGATGTGTGGTGCGTATTACATGGGGTGTGGGGCGTATTGCGTATTTCTTAGAATGGTGCTGAATTCTAAAGAAATACGCAATACGCAAGCTGCTGCATCATTGTTGCGCGTCCCGCCGAATGAAGTCTCCTACGGAACACGGAAGACGCAATACGCCAACCCCTATGCTTCCTTCCAGACGTTGTTCATCAGATAGTAGGCGGTGGGATGGCCGACGACATTGTGGAACTTCTTGCTGGTGATGTTCCACACCTTCTTCCAGAAACTGTTGCCGATGGCGCCGCGCTCTTGCATGATCTGTTCGAGCTGGCAGAAGAGCGCGCGACGCTTTTCCACGTCCAGCGTGCCTTCGGCCTGTGTCAGGATGGTGCTGAACTCGTCGTCGTACCAACGGGTTTCATTCCAGGCACCGATCGATTCCTTGGTATAGGCCAGCGGCAACACCATCGTGCCCAGAGGCCGGTGCGTCCACGAGGTGATGCCCAACGGCACCTCTGTCCAGCGATCCCAGTAACCGCCCGCATCGGTAATGTCCAATTCGATGTCGAAGCCAGCCGGAGCCGCCAGTTCTTTGAGCGCCTGGGCGATCTCGGGTTCGTTCTGGTCGTTCTTGGTAGCCAGCGAGACCTTGAGCGGCAATGTCATGCCCTTCTCTTTGGCGTATTCCTCCAGAAGAGATTTCGCCGTGGCCATATCGTAGGCTGGGATGGGCTGCTGGCAGTACTCGGGATGGATGGGAGCGACATGGGCATCGATGGAAAGGTCGCCCTGGCCGAAGTAGGCCAGATCGAGGATCTTCTGGCGGTCCTGGCAGAGCTTGAGCGCCGTGCGCACGCGGTTATCGTCCCAGGGCGCCATGTCCACGCGCATGCGCAAGACCAGACACTGGGCCGTGCTGGCAGGGTACACCGCCAGGTTGGTGTTGCCCTTCAGTACCTGGAAGTCCTGCGGTCGCGGATCGTACATGGTGTCCACCTGACCTGACTGTAAGGCAGCGACGCCGGCATCCTTATCGGTGGAGACGAAGATCAATTGATCGAGATAAGGCAAGGACTGACCATCCTCGCCCATCTGCCAATAGTCCGAACGCCGTTTGAAGACCGCTCGCTCACCGTTTGCGTACTCCTCCAGGGTGAAGGCGCCGGTTCCGACTGGAGCTTTGACGATATCGCCCTGGAAGCTGCGGTGGAGGATGACGGCAGGGTAGTGGAAGAGGTGTTCGGGCACGGCAATGTTGGGCGTCATCAGATGCAGACGGACGTGGTAATCGTCCACTTTCTCGACGTTGGACATGCCGCCCTCTACGATCTTCTTGCCATCGGCGTCGGCCTTGTAGAGATAGGAGAGCAGGCCGAACATCGACGACCCTACATCCGGGTTGAGCCACTCGCCGAAGGTGAAGATGACATCGTCGGCGGTCAACTCATCGCCGTTGTTGAATTTGATCCCCTTGCGCAGGTACAGATCCCAGGTCTTGACATCCTCGCTGGCCGTCCACTTCTCCAGCAAGTACGGCCGGGTGATGTTGTCCGGGCCGGTCTCGGTCAGGTATTCGTTGGTCTGGCGGACGATGTTGGCGCCCTCGACCCAGGACAGACGGGCGGGGTGGTCGAGCAGCTGCAACTGCATCGAGCACGTCCAGGTGCCACCGCGCTTGATGGCCGAGGCAGCGGGCGCGGCGGTGGCAGCCGCTGGGGCCTGGGTGGCTGCGGGCGCTGCTCCCCCGCCTCCCCCGGCGCAGGCAGCGACGAAGGTGGCGGCGCCCACCGACATACCAAGTAGCGTAGCAAAGCGCAGGAACTCGCGGCGAGAAATGCGGCCCTGCTCCAGTTGCTCGTAGGCGGCGGGGATAGCAGGATGGATGGCTTCCATCTGCTTCTTATCGACTTGCGGCTTGTTCACGATCTCCTCCATTGAGTGTGGAAAAAGGATGGAAGGGAAGAAAACGATGATGTGTGGATGCACTCGATAATCCGTCTGTTGTTTAGCTGGCCTCCTTTGCCAATGGAACGCCACAGTGGGCTACTGGCAGCTTGCCTCCCTGATTTCACCACAACAACGCGTACAGAACCCGCAGGAAGGGCATGATTTTCACTTGCTTGAACACAAGACACGAAGATCACAAAGAAAACACAAAGTGGTGAAGCTTACCGTCATTGCGGTGAACTTCACCGCCGTGTTGCCGTTGCCTGTGCGTCCTTTGACGCTTCGTGCCTTGCCACTCTCTTTCGGGAGCGCAACATGACGCCCGCGAAAATTGGCCGGGAGTATAACACATCCCAAAATGAGGACAAAACCGCTTCAAGCGTCGCCGGGATGCCCGCGCTGCCCTAGAAGACGATCACGCCGCGCGCGTTTTCGCCCGCCAGCATGTCGGCGTAGGCCTGGTTGATCTGGTCGAGCGAGTAGGTCTTCGAGACCATGCGGTCGAGATCGAGCCGACCGCGACGGTAAAGGTCGATGATGCGCGGGAAATCGCGAGCGGTGTTGGCGCTGCCATAGTAGGTTCCCGTCACCGTCTTTTCCTGGCGGGTGATGATGGCCCCCGGCAGGTTGGTGCCGCTGCCCATGGGCGAGACGCCCGCCAGCACCACCATCCCGCCCGGCCGGATGACCTCCAGGCATTGTTCCTGCACGGCTGGGATGCCGATGGCCTCGAAAGCATAGTCGGCGCCCCGGCCTTCGGTCATCTGCCGGATGGTCGCGACCAGATCTTGGCCCGGCAGCAGGAAATCGGTGGCGCCGAAAGCAAGGGCCATCTCGCCTTTGGCCTCGGCCTTGTCGATGACGATCATCTGGCTGGCCCCTGCCAGCCGTGCGCCCAAAACGACGCTCAACCCCACCCCCCCGGCCCCGTACACCACCACACTGCTCCCCGGCCGCACCCTGGCCGTGTTCAGGGCCGCCCCCACCCCGGTCGTGACCGCGCAACCCACCAGCGCCGCCACCGTCAGGGGCACCTCGTGCGGCACAGGCACACAGCACTGCACCGGCACAACCACATACTCGGCAAAGCAGGCCAGGGCGCTGAAGTGATAGATCGGTTGGCCGTTCTGTGAAAGCCGGGTGGTGCCGTCCATCATCGTCCCCGCCCACAGCGGCCCCACATAGGTGGTGCAGAGGCTGGGCCGGTCGTTGAGGCAATAGAAACAGGTTCCGCAACTGGGCGCCCAATTGAGGATGACATGGTCGCCCGGCCGCACCGCCGTCACCCCCTCGCCCACCGCCGCCACCACCCCAGCGCCCTCGTGTCCGGGCGCAACTGGCAGGGCGTGTTTGGTGGCGCCCGTCACCAGGTGCCAGTCGCTATGGCAGACGCCCGCCGCCGCCACCTTGACCAGTACTTCGCCGGCGTGCGGCATTTCCAGATCGACTTCTTCGATGCGGAAAGGATCATGAACTTTGTGCAGGACAGCAGCTTGGATTTTCATGGATGACTCGCAGGATTTATGAAGCTGAACGCATCAGGAACACGACTGGGCCTAGAAGATCGCAACCTTCGCCAGCGGCTCGCATTGGCGTGATTCTACTGCGCCTGTTGCAACTCCAACCGCTCTGCAACCCAGAGATTGACCAACGTTTCCGGCATGAGACCGCGCTGTCGCGCCCAAATCTCGACTCGCTCATAAAGATCCGTCTCCATTGTTACGCGTCGCCTGCGCGCAGCTCTCACATCGAACTGTACCTCCCGGGTTTGGTCCCAATAGTCAGCCAGACTATGGGTATCCCAAAACTCAGCCATCTCATCGTCGGTACGCGCTCCTGATATGCTGCTCAACAGGGGAATGTCATTTTTGCTCATAGCGTCTTCGCTCCTTAGCTTCATCCTGCGTTACCTGATGCTTGATAGCCAGCTTCTCGATGATGTCAGGCAACCAGATAAAATCGTCAATGTACACGAACACGGCTCCACTTGGTGACACGGCGGCTGTACGCCGAGATGTCTTTGCTGGGTAGTCTGAAATGGACACGACTATTTCACAGTATAGGCGTGATGCAATACGCCGTCAATGACACGATTGACCCTTCCTTGATCCAGGCCCCTCCCGATGGCACAGCCAGCTTCGGCGCGTCTCGGCTCGCTCATCAAGTTCCGAGACAATCCCAGTATTCTCAACCCCATTGTCTCATAGTGTCTATGGCAGCACGACGTTTCTCATTATCTTGTGAATAATGGTACAATGTGATGGTCAATCGGTTCTCCAGGCTAGGCCTGTAAACGGGAACCAAAACCCTGGTCGTCTTTTTGGACGGCCGCCATCCTGAAAAGTGAGTCAGCAAAAAAATGGCAACAATCAGCACCTACTACAAGGGCGATATGCTGTTCGAGAGCAAACTCGGCGCCCATACGCTTGTCATCGATGTGCCGGCCAGCATGGGCGGCAAGGACCGTGGCCCCACCCCGCCGGAGATCTTCGTTGCGTCTCTCGGCTCGTGCGTCGGCGCCTTTGTCGCCCAGTACTGCGGCCGTAGCGGCATCGATGCTACCGACATGACCGTCGATGTGACCTTCGACAAGGTGGAGAACCCCACGCGCCTGGTCAATCTCAAAGTGCATGTCGATCTGCCGCATGGGCGGTGCGCCGATCGCCAGGCGGCGATCCGGCGTGTTGCCGAACACTGCCCCGTGCACGAGACGATCCTCACCTTACAGGGAATCGAGATCGACATCGTTGGCGAAGAGCAGCACGCCGCCCGTCCCGCCTAGACGACGGAGAAAAGCCCGCGCCAGCCTGGCTGGACGCACCCGGCCAGGCTGCCAGAGGCGGAGGGATGGTCACAGCCAGGACGCTCGCTTGCATTCAGGCCTTTCTCCCGACGGTGCGCCATTGGCGGGGCGGCGACGCGCTCCGGCATCGGCGTCGAGCCTCGTCCCTGCTCAGGTCGATCGCAAAAGGCTGCCAGAATTGCCAGGAAGGGAAAAGTAACGGAAAATAGGGACGATGATGAAGCACGCACCACCGAGCCACGCTGCGCTGCTCGCCGCCTTCAGATCAGGGGGGAAGGCGGCAATGGCATGGGCTGTCGCCCTTCGCTCTTTGCTCATCCTGCCCTTCGCTTCCCTCTTCCTGGCGGCGCTGTCGTTGCTCATGGTTAGCGGCGTGGCCGTTGCCGCGCCCGCCGCCCAGGCGGGGGCCGACGCCAATGCCGTCTGCCAGGCCTGCCACGGCGTGCCCGGACGCGAGATGGAACTGCTCGGCGGCGAGACCATGTCGGTCTTTGTCGATGGCGATACCTACGCCCATTCGGTGCACGGCCGCAAAGACATCACCTGCACCGCCTGCCACACCAACATCAGCGGCTTTCCGCACCCGCCGCAGATGGCCCGCGACCGCCGCGACTACCAGCTCCAGAACTACGCCGCTTGCCGCAACTGCCACCCCGAAGTCTACGACAAAACGCTCGACTCGATGCACACGCGAGCGCTGGCCAGCGGCAACCGCAACGCCGCCGTCTGCACCGACTGCCACGGCGCCCATGATGTCACCCCGCCCGACCTGCCGCGCGCCAAGATCTCAGAGACGTGCAGCCGTTGCCACAGCGCCATCTTCGAGCAGTACAAGGCCAGCGTGCACGGCGCCGCCCTGCTAGAAGAAAGCAACCCCGATGTGCCCACCTGCATCGATTGTCACGGCACGCACACCATCGATGACCCCACCACCGCCCAATTCCGGCTGCAGTCGCCGGAAATCTGCGGCAAATGCCATCGCGACCGGGCGCTGATGGCGCGCTACGACATCTCGACCGATGTCTTCAACACCTATGTCGCCGATTTTCACGGCACCACCGTCACCCTCTTCGAGCGCCAGCACCCCGACCAGGCCACCAACAAGGCCGTGTGCTACGACTGCCACGGCATCCACAACATCAAGGCCGTCACCGACCCCGAGGCCACCGTCGTCAAGGAAAACCTGCTCGTCACCTGCCAGAAATGCCACCCCGACGCCGCCGCCAACTTCCCGGCCTCGTGGACGAGCCATTTCATCCCCGACCGCGAGCACAACCCCCTCGTGTATTATGTCAATCTGTTTTATCTGATCTTCATCCCCGCCACCCTCGGTTTCATGGTCGCATTCGTCTCGCTCGACGCCCTCCACCGCCTCGCCAGCCGCATCCGGCGTCGTTTCCGCCCCTCTACCCCGGAGACCGGCCATGACTGAACACGTCCAGGGCGGCTCCTACACTCGCTTCAGCCGCAGCGACCGCATCGAGCACCTGATCTTCATCACCGCCTTCACGGTCTTGGTGATCACCGGTCTGCCCCAAAAATTCTTGCCGGCGGCGTGGGCCGACTTGCTCATCCGGCTGCTGGGCGGGATCGAAATCGTGCGCATCATCCACCGCCTCGCCGCCGTGGTGATGATCGTCGAAAGTGTTTTCCACATCCTGGCCGTCGCCTACAAGATGTTCGTGCGGCGGTCGGGGCTGCCCATGCTGCCGGGGTTGCAGGATGTCATCGACTTCTTCGTGGCCGTGCGCTACAACCTGGGCCTGAGCAAGAAACGTCCCTACTACGACCGCTACAGTTTCGAGGAAAAACTCGAATACTGGGCCGTCATCTGGGGCACGGTGGTCATGGTCGTGACCGGCTTCATGCTCTGGAACCCGATCACCACCACCCTGCTGCTGCCCGGCAGCTTCGTACCCGCGGCCAAGGCCGCCCACGGCGGCGAGGCCCTGCTCGCCTTCCTGGCTATCGTCGTTTGGCACCTCTACAACGTCCATATCAAGACCTTCAACAAAAGCATTTTCAATGGCAGGCTGACCGCCGAACAGATGGAGCACGAGCATCCGAAGGAGAAAGATCGCATCGACGCCGGCCTGGTGCGGCCACTGCCCCCACCGGCGGTGATCAGGCGGCGCAACCGTGTCTTCTTCCCCATCGCCGGGATGATCGTCGCTGTGTTCGTGGTGGTCATGTACTTCTTCCTCACCTACGAGCAGACGGCCATCGCCACCGTCCCGCCGCAGGAGGCCCCGGTGGAGGTCTTCGTCCCTGCCTCACCCACGCCACCGCCGGCTGACGCCGCCGACCAGGCAGCGGCGTTGGATCGGAGTCGGGCCGCCGCCATCCCCCACGAAATCGTCGGGCGCGAAAACTGCCTTTCGTGCCACGGCCTGGGCGCCATCGCTCCTTTCTCGGCCCTGCACGATGAACTGCAACTAGGCAACGACACCTGTCTGACCTGCCACCAACCCTCGCCCAACGCCGTCGGCCTGCCCTCGGTCGAGCCGGCGCCGAGTTTCTCGGCCGACATCCTGCCCGTGCTCCGCAGCCGCTGCGTCGTCTGTCATGGAGCCACCGCCGACCTGAACCTGAGCAGCTATAGCGGCGTCATTCGTGGCACGGCCGGAGGCCCGATCCTCCAACCCCGCAACCCCGACCACAGTCGCCTGCTCAAGCTCAACGACCTGTCTGATTCCGAACATCCCACCCGCTTGACGACCGAGGAGCTGGCCCTCGTGCGCGCCTGGATCGAAGCCGGGGCGCCGAACAACTGAGGCGCCGCCTCCTTCGCTCTATCCCGACGAACTCTATCCGCACCGGGCTTCCACCCGGACGGCAGACCCCTCTCGATCACTCCGTTCCGACGGTCGGCAATCCCGGCAGGAGTCCGAACATGATCCGCAGATTTCGCACCTGGCTACGCACACACTGGCGACTGGCTTTGACCGCGGCCTTCATCCTGGCCGCGGCGGGGAC
The window above is part of the Caldilineales bacterium genome. Proteins encoded here:
- a CDS encoding ABC transporter substrate-binding protein, with translation MNKPQVDKKQMEAIHPAIPAAYEQLEQGRISRREFLRFATLLGMSVGAATFVAACAGGGGGAAPAATQAPAAATAAPAASAIKRGGTWTCSMQLQLLDHPARLSWVEGANIVRQTNEYLTETGPDNITRPYLLEKWTASEDVKTWDLYLRKGIKFNNGDELTADDVIFTFGEWLNPDVGSSMFGLLSYLYKADADGKKIVEGGMSNVEKVDDYHVRLHLMTPNIAVPEHLFHYPAVILHRSFQGDIVKAPVGTGAFTLEEYANGERAVFKRRSDYWQMGEDGQSLPYLDQLIFVSTDKDAGVAALQSGQVDTMYDPRPQDFQVLKGNTNLAVYPASTAQCLVLRMRVDMAPWDDNRVRTALKLCQDRQKILDLAYFGQGDLSIDAHVAPIHPEYCQQPIPAYDMATAKSLLEEYAKEKGMTLPLKVSLATKNDQNEPEIAQALKELAAPAGFDIELDITDAGGYWDRWTEVPLGITSWTHRPLGTMVLPLAYTKESIGAWNETRWYDDEFSTILTQAEGTLDVEKRRALFCQLEQIMQERGAIGNSFWKKVWNITSKKFHNVVGHPTAYYLMNNVWKEA
- a CDS encoding BrnA antitoxin family protein yields the protein MSKNDIPLLSSISGARTDDEMAEFWDTHSLADYWDQTREVQFDVRAARRRRVTMETDLYERVEIWARQRGLMPETLVNLWVAERLELQQAQ
- a CDS encoding cytochrome c3 family protein, with protein sequence MAWAVALRSLLILPFASLFLAALSLLMVSGVAVAAPAAQAGADANAVCQACHGVPGREMELLGGETMSVFVDGDTYAHSVHGRKDITCTACHTNISGFPHPPQMARDRRDYQLQNYAACRNCHPEVYDKTLDSMHTRALASGNRNAAVCTDCHGAHDVTPPDLPRAKISETCSRCHSAIFEQYKASVHGAALLEESNPDVPTCIDCHGTHTIDDPTTAQFRLQSPEICGKCHRDRALMARYDISTDVFNTYVADFHGTTVTLFERQHPDQATNKAVCYDCHGIHNIKAVTDPEATVVKENLLVTCQKCHPDAAANFPASWTSHFIPDREHNPLVYYVNLFYLIFIPATLGFMVAFVSLDALHRLASRIRRRFRPSTPETGHD
- a CDS encoding ABC transporter permease — its product is MRSIVSTVITMLIVSITLFFFLEVGTGDVTVKILGIESTPEQRASYRAQLGLDAPAWQRYLDWLIGSDRRASRQAGQPLVSLRNPSTGEAEWWVKEEDGPVRWEMKEGEMVVFRRQADGSSTEEPATVKWETNEKGEQAFWGVNTNNSAVMWVKGSGETVWVRTKAGFRKEGDGPRQYIPLRKGLLRLDAGESLQTGRPVAVTLLPRVRNTLVLAGVAFLIVMPLALVLGVLAGANEGKAVDRTISIGGLAFTATPEFVTGIFLILIFGVWLQVFPAVAIFTSANAIFENPKLLVLPVMTLTAAELGYVARMTRSSMVEVMDAAFIRTAFIKGMPRRRVILNHALRNALLAPITIIMLHVNWLIGGVVVVESIFGYPGLGTYIYQAAVFGDVNAVEAAAMLLVIIAIVTRLLGDLAYTMLNPRIRYS
- a CDS encoding OsmC family protein: MATISTYYKGDMLFESKLGAHTLVIDVPASMGGKDRGPTPPEIFVASLGSCVGAFVAQYCGRSGIDATDMTVDVTFDKVENPTRLVNLKVHVDLPHGRCADRQAAIRRVAEHCPVHETILTLQGIEIDIVGEEQHAARPA
- a CDS encoding ABC transporter permease; this encodes MALSQPLAPASARPSRLQSWWKGISIIFESRVATVGLILVVFWFVVGIISLFWTPSPPNAQLFQPNQLPNSTNLLGTDNLGRDILSRLMEGTQVILLKTRLPGDSGLVVPGGVALWGVFGALVLGSILGLNAGYRGGWWDQSIMQVLDALVAFPAIVLYLVIITAFEQGDLVVVAAIMITGAPGMARLVRSLTLDIKTRDYIRAAETRGERLGWIMFREILPNARGPLLVDATLRVGYAIFAIGTLGFLGVGLPPPDPDWGSMVNDARRYIFAFAWGVIPPSVAIASLVIGLNLLADGLREELARYQR
- a CDS encoding Zn-dependent alcohol dehydrogenase; the encoded protein is MKIQAAVLHKVHDPFRIEEVDLEMPHAGEVLVKVAAAGVCHSDWHLVTGATKHALPVAPGHEGAGVVAAVGEGVTAVRPGDHVILNWAPSCGTCFYCLNDRPSLCTTYVGPLWAGTMMDGTTRLSQNGQPIYHFSALACFAEYVVVPVQCCVPVPHEVPLTVAALVGCAVTTGVGAALNTARVRPGSSVVVYGAGGVGLSVVLGARLAGASQMIVIDKAEAKGEMALAFGATDFLLPGQDLVATIRQMTEGRGADYAFEAIGIPAVQEQCLEVIRPGGMVVLAGVSPMGSGTNLPGAIITRQEKTVTGTYYGSANTARDFPRIIDLYRRGRLDLDRMVSKTYSLDQINQAYADMLAGENARGVIVF